A DNA window from Xiphias gladius isolate SHS-SW01 ecotype Sanya breed wild chromosome 3, ASM1685928v1, whole genome shotgun sequence contains the following coding sequences:
- the rcn3 gene encoding reticulocalbin-3 isoform X1, with product MMLLKSLASLCILAAVAFAVPAQEKRIHHHVDLSDHIHDDAHGFQYDHEAFLGKEEAKTFDQLTPEESKNRLAKIVDRIDTNKDSYVSHAELHHWIKHRQRRYIEENVNKHWNDYDKNQDGKIGWEEYKNTTYGYYLDEEFDDIEDKATYKSMLNRDERRFKAADRDSDGIATREEFTAFLHPEEFDYMKDVVVQETMEDIDKNGDGKINLDEYIGDMYTPEKGESEPDWVQTERKQFSEFRDANKDGYLDASEVAHWILPGEVDHADNEAKHLIHETDTDKDEKITKKEILANWNMFVGSQATNYGEDLTKRHDEL from the exons ATGATGCTGCTCAAGTCACTAGCATCCCTCTGCATCCTGGCCGCCGTTGCTTTTGCTGTACCTGCTCAGGAGAAGCGCATCCATCACCATGTTGATCTGAGTGACCACATCCACGATGATGCTCATGGCTTCCAGTATGACCATGAGGCCTTCCTGGGCAAGGAGGAGGCAAAGACCTTTGACCAACTGACCCCTgaggagagcaaaaacagaTTAGC GAAGATTGTGGACCGCATTGACACTAATAAGGACAGCTACGTCAGCCATGCAGAGCTGCACCACTGGATCAAACACAGGCAGAGGAGGTACATCGAGGAGAATGTGAACAAACACTGGAATGACTACGACAAGAACCAAGATGGCAAAATAGGCTGGGAGGAGTACAAAAACACCACCTATGGCTATTATCTGG atgagGAGTTTGATGACATTGAAGACAAGGCCACTTATAAGTCCATGCTCAACCGAGACGAAAGACGCTTCAAGGCAGCTGACCGGGACAGTGATGGTATTGCCACACGTGAGGAGTTCACTGCCTTCCTTCATCCTGAGGAGTTTGATTACATGAAGGATGTGGTAGTGCAG gAAACTATGGAAGACATTGATAAGAATGGGGATGGCAAGATCAACTTAGATGAATACATTG GTGACATGTACACACCAGAGAAGGGGGAGAGTGAGCCTGACTGGGTCCAGACAGAGCGGAAACAATTCTCAGAGTTCAGAGATGCCAACAAG GATGGCTACCTGGATGCTAGTGAGGTGGCACACTGGATTTTGCCAGGAGAGGTTGACCACGCTGACAATGAAGCCAAACACTTGATCCACGAGACAGACACCGACAAG GACGAGAAAATAACCAAGAAGGAGATCCTGGCCAACTGGAACATGTTTGTGGGCAGCCAGGCAACCAATTACGGGGAAGATTTAACGAAGAGACATGATGAACTTTGA
- the LOC120806524 gene encoding nitric oxide synthase-interacting protein isoform X2, with amino-acid sequence MTRHGKNCTAGAVYTYHEKKKDTAASGYGTQSIRLGKDAIKDFDCCCLSLQPCHDPVVTPDGYLYEKQAILEYILHQKTEIAKKMKAYEKQKQVQKSNSQLESKSEERERVERFKTRENSIVSKPINPFTSGQNKGSEKGTTDSSSAESSTAASASTSSQSLPSFWIPSLTPEAKPTLLKKPSKAVLCPMSGRPIKMNELITVLFTPLDPSLDRVALLTRQDRGAVVTQECVEKLIKKDMIDPVTGEKLSDRDIIPLQRGGTGFTASGVDLSAKEARPVMQV; translated from the exons ATGACCCGCCATGGAAAGAACTGCACGGCCGGAGCTGTCTACACGTACCACGAGAAAAAGAAGGACACAG CGGCGTCTGGTTATGGGACTCAGAGCATTCGATTGGGCAAAGATGCGATCAAAGACTTTGATTGCTGCTGCCTGTCCCTGCAGCCCTGTCATGATCCTGTGGTGAC TCCAGATGGATACTTGTATGAAAAACAGGCCATTCTTGAATATATTCTGCACCAGAAGACAGAAATTGCCAAAAAAATGAAG GCATATGAGAAGCAGAAACAAGTGCAGAAGAGCAACAGCCAGCTTGAGTCCAAgtcagaggaaagagagagggtggagaggTTTAAAACCAGGGAGAACAGCATTGTGTCCAAACCCATCAACCCATTCACATCTG GGCAGAACAAAGGAAGTGAGAAGGGCACTACAGACAGCAGCTCGGCAGAATCTTCCACTGCGGCTTCAGCTTCCACATCCAGCCAGAGCCTGCCCAGTTTTTGGATTCCCTCTCTGACACCGGAGGCCAAGCCCACTCTGCTCAAGAAACCA AGTAAGGCTGTGTTATGTCCCATGTCAGGACGACCCATTAAGATGAATGAGCTTATCACAGTACTCTTCACCCCACTGGACCCGAGCCTGGACCGAGTGGCCCTGCTCACCCGACAG GACAG AGGTGCTGTGGTGACTCAGGAGTGTGTGGAGAAGTTGATCAAGAAGGACATGATTGATCCTGTGACGGGAGAGAAACTGTCAGACAGAGACATCATACCGCTGCAGAGG GGTGGAACTGGCTTCACTGCATCTGGAGTTGACCTCAGTGCCAAAGAGGCTCGTCCAGTGATGCAAGTGTGA
- the LOC120806524 gene encoding nitric oxide synthase-interacting protein isoform X1, translating to MTRHGKNCTAGAVYTYHEKKKDTAASGYGTQSIRLGKDAIKDFDCCCLSLQPCHDPVVTPDGYLYEKQAILEYILHQKTEIAKKMKAYEKQKQVQKSNSQLESKSEERERVERFKTRENSIVSKPINPFTSGQNKGSEKGTTDSSSAESSTAASASTSSQSLPSFWIPSLTPEAKPTLLKKPSKAVLCPMSGRPIKMNELITVLFTPLDPSLDRVALLTRQDRYVCAVTRDILANSVPCAVLRPSGAVVTQECVEKLIKKDMIDPVTGEKLSDRDIIPLQRGGTGFTASGVDLSAKEARPVMQV from the exons ATGACCCGCCATGGAAAGAACTGCACGGCCGGAGCTGTCTACACGTACCACGAGAAAAAGAAGGACACAG CGGCGTCTGGTTATGGGACTCAGAGCATTCGATTGGGCAAAGATGCGATCAAAGACTTTGATTGCTGCTGCCTGTCCCTGCAGCCCTGTCATGATCCTGTGGTGAC TCCAGATGGATACTTGTATGAAAAACAGGCCATTCTTGAATATATTCTGCACCAGAAGACAGAAATTGCCAAAAAAATGAAG GCATATGAGAAGCAGAAACAAGTGCAGAAGAGCAACAGCCAGCTTGAGTCCAAgtcagaggaaagagagagggtggagaggTTTAAAACCAGGGAGAACAGCATTGTGTCCAAACCCATCAACCCATTCACATCTG GGCAGAACAAAGGAAGTGAGAAGGGCACTACAGACAGCAGCTCGGCAGAATCTTCCACTGCGGCTTCAGCTTCCACATCCAGCCAGAGCCTGCCCAGTTTTTGGATTCCCTCTCTGACACCGGAGGCCAAGCCCACTCTGCTCAAGAAACCA AGTAAGGCTGTGTTATGTCCCATGTCAGGACGACCCATTAAGATGAATGAGCTTATCACAGTACTCTTCACCCCACTGGACCCGAGCCTGGACCGAGTGGCCCTGCTCACCCGACAG GACAGGTATGTATGTGCAGTAACCAGAGATATCCTGGCCAACAGTGTTCCCTGCGCTGTTCTGCGACCCTC AGGTGCTGTGGTGACTCAGGAGTGTGTGGAGAAGTTGATCAAGAAGGACATGATTGATCCTGTGACGGGAGAGAAACTGTCAGACAGAGACATCATACCGCTGCAGAGG GGTGGAACTGGCTTCACTGCATCTGGAGTTGACCTCAGTGCCAAAGAGGCTCGTCCAGTGATGCAAGTGTGA
- the rcn3 gene encoding reticulocalbin-3 isoform X2 codes for MMLLKSLASLCILAAVAFAVPAQEKRIHHHVDLSDHIHDDAHGFQYDHEAFLGKEEAKTFDQLTPEESKNRLAKIVDRIDTNKDSYVSHAELHHWIKHRQRRYIEENVNKHWNDYDKNQDGKIGWEEYKNTTYGYYLDEEFDDIEDKATYKSMLNRDERRFKAADRDSDGIATREEFTAFLHPEEFDYMKDVVVQETMEDIDKNGDGKINLDEYIGDMYTPEKGESEPDWVQTERKQFSEFRDANKDGYLDASEVAHWILPGEVDHADNEAKHLIHETDTDKDGRLTLSELLDKMDYIKTSTITDYGDFGFDAIFAN; via the exons ATGATGCTGCTCAAGTCACTAGCATCCCTCTGCATCCTGGCCGCCGTTGCTTTTGCTGTACCTGCTCAGGAGAAGCGCATCCATCACCATGTTGATCTGAGTGACCACATCCACGATGATGCTCATGGCTTCCAGTATGACCATGAGGCCTTCCTGGGCAAGGAGGAGGCAAAGACCTTTGACCAACTGACCCCTgaggagagcaaaaacagaTTAGC GAAGATTGTGGACCGCATTGACACTAATAAGGACAGCTACGTCAGCCATGCAGAGCTGCACCACTGGATCAAACACAGGCAGAGGAGGTACATCGAGGAGAATGTGAACAAACACTGGAATGACTACGACAAGAACCAAGATGGCAAAATAGGCTGGGAGGAGTACAAAAACACCACCTATGGCTATTATCTGG atgagGAGTTTGATGACATTGAAGACAAGGCCACTTATAAGTCCATGCTCAACCGAGACGAAAGACGCTTCAAGGCAGCTGACCGGGACAGTGATGGTATTGCCACACGTGAGGAGTTCACTGCCTTCCTTCATCCTGAGGAGTTTGATTACATGAAGGATGTGGTAGTGCAG gAAACTATGGAAGACATTGATAAGAATGGGGATGGCAAGATCAACTTAGATGAATACATTG GTGACATGTACACACCAGAGAAGGGGGAGAGTGAGCCTGACTGGGTCCAGACAGAGCGGAAACAATTCTCAGAGTTCAGAGATGCCAACAAG GATGGCTACCTGGATGCTAGTGAGGTGGCACACTGGATTTTGCCAGGAGAGGTTGACCACGCTGACAATGAAGCCAAACACTTGATCCACGAGACAGACACCGACAAG GATGGCCGTCTGACACTTTCTGAGCTGCTGGACAAGATGGACTACATCAAAACCAGCACTATCACGGACTATGGAG ATTTTGGCTTTGATGCAATTTTTGCCAACTGA